Below is a window of Paraburkholderia kururiensis DNA.
CCTCGTCGAAGAGCGCAAGCGAAGGCTTGACGAGGTCGCTGCGCGAAACGATGCCCACCAGCTTGCGCGATTCACGGTCCGTTACCACGGCGAGCCGCTCCAGACCATGCACGGCGAGCCGCGTGGCGACGAGCCGGCACGTTTCCTCGCGCAAGGCCGTGACGAGCTGCCGGTCGCGCAACGCGGTGTGCAACGGCGCGTCGGGGCCGTACTTCGTCGTGTCAGCCGCGAACGTATCGAGCAGCGCACGGTCCACCATGCCGACGAACACGCCGTCCTTCTCGACCACGGGATACGCGCGGTGCGTCTGCATCGGCCCGAAGTACGAGGCGAGCGCGGCGGCCACAGTCAGGTCCGCGTCGATGGTCTCGACTTGCTGCGTCATCACTTCGTCGACGTAATGACGTTCCAGCGGGTCCACGCTGTATTCGCGGTAGATGTGATAGCCGCGTCGCGCGATCTTCTCCGTCATGATGGAGCGCCGCATGACGACGGTTGCGAAGCCGTGCGCGATGAGCGTCGCCGCGAGCAGCGGCAGCAGCGCGTTGGCATCGTGCGTCAGACCGAACGCGAACACGATGGCCGTGAGCGGCGCGCCGAGCGTGGCGCCCAACGTCGCGGCCATGCAGACGAGCGGCCACAGCGCGGCATCGTGACCGGGCAGCACGTGGCCCAGCACGACGCCGAGCCCGGCGCCCAGCATCAGGAGCGGCGCGAGCACGCCGCCCGACGTGCCGGAGCCCAGCGCGATCACCCAGATCACGGCCTTCACCACGAGAATCGCGATAGCGGCCTGCAACGCAATGTGCTGATGAAGCAGGTCGCCGATCACGTCGTAGCCCACGCCGAGCGCACGCGGCTCGAAGAATCCGCCGATGCCCACCACGAGGCCCCCTATCGCCGGCCACCACATCCAGTGCAGCGGCAACTCGCCGAACAGGTCTTCGATCTTGTAGAGCGCGGCCGAGAGGCCCGCGGCCAGCACGCCGGAAAGCAGTCCCGCAAGCAGGCACCAGAGCAGCGCCTGGGTGTCGGCGGGCGCGGTCTGCAACGCGAAGAGCGGACCGGTGCCGAAGAACAGCGCGCGCGCAAAGCCGGCTACGGCACACGCAAGCGCCACGGGAATGAAGCTGCGCGGCCGCCATTCGAACAGCAGCAGTTCGACCGCGAGCAGCACCGCCGCGAGCGGCGTACCGAACACCGCGGTCATGCCCGCCGCGGCGCCCGCGACGAGCAGCGTCTTGCGCTCCGCAGCCGTGAGCTTCACGCACTGCGCGATGAGCGAACCCAGCGCGCCGCCCGTCATGATGATCGGACCTTCCGCGCCGAACGGCCCGCCGCTGCCGATCACGATGCCCGACGAAAGCGGCTTCAATACCGCCACCTTCGGCGACATGCGGCTCTTGCCGAACAGGATGGCTTCGATGGCCTCGGGAATGCCGTGGCCGCGAATCTTGTCGGACCCGAAGCGCGCCATGAGCCCCACCACGAGACCGCCCGCCGTGGGCACGAGCACCACCCACAGGCCCAGCGTGTTGTGCGCGGGCGAGCGGTCGGCAAAAGAAAGGCTGCCGAAGAAGAACAGGTTCGTAAACAGATGGATGAGACTCAGCAGCACGAACGCGGCCAGCGTAGCGAGCGCACCGGTGCAGGCGGCGATGGCGCAGATCACCGGCAGTCTCGCGTTCGCGGAGAAGTCGCGCTTGTGGGTGTGGATCAGGGCGGTGCTCATGCTCGTGGACAGGCAAGTTTCAAAGATCGATGTTCGGCACGCGGAACTGGCCTTCCAGCGACTTCAGTTCGGCGCGATGCAATTGCGCGAGCTTCGCGAGCACGCGCTCGCCGGCCTTGCGCAGATGCACTTCCACCTGGCGCCGGTCGCTTTCGCTCGTTCTGCGCTCGACCAGATCGAGCGCCTCGCAGCGCGACACGAGCGCCACCATGCCGTGATGCTGCGTCTGCAAACGTTCGGCCAGTTCGCCGATGGTGGCCCACTCGCGCCCCGGAAACCCTTTGATGTGCAACAGCAGCAGGTACTGCAGCGGCGTAATGCCTTCGCTCTGCGCGGCCTGTTCGGAGAAACGTTCGAACCGGCGCATCTGATAGCGGAATTCCGAGAGCTGCTCGAAATCGGCTTTCGCAAGCGCTGGAAGCTTCTTGTTCATTGACTGCGACTTCCATGACGAAACGGCCAATATATCATTTCTTGATATATTGGCCCGGCCCCGTGAAGGGGGAAACTCAGGCGGCGAGACGCTGCTCGCGCGAGCTCTGCCGATACAGCCCGGCGATCAGGTCCGCCTGCGTGATGATGCCGGCCAGCCGGCGCTCGTTGTCCAGCACGGGAATATGGTGGTGCCCGTAGTTGGCGAACACGGGCACGAGGTCCGCAATCGGCGTGGACACATGCACCGTGTGCACGCTGCGGCTCATCAGCGAACCGGCCGTGACGGCGCGTTGCGCAGCCGGCGCGCGCCCACCGAAACCAGGCACGAGCGCCACGCCTCTGTCCCACCATCCCGCCGGTTTGCGCGGCCTCGCGCGGGCCAGGTCCGCACGCGTGACGATGCCGGCCACGTGACGGCGTTCGTCCATCACCGGCAGTGACTTGATGTTGTATCGCTCGAGCCGCTTCAGCGCGGCCCATGCGGACGTTGCGGGCGAGACCGTCACCACGTCGCGCGACATCACGTCGGCGCAGGTCAGTTCGTCGAACGAGCGGCTCCATGCCTGCAATTGCACGTCGCGCAGCAACGCTTCGAGGTCGCCCGTGTCGATGTCGAGCAGTTCGCTGCGCCCGCGCAGTACGGCTTCCAGATCGGCGCGCGCGAAGGTCTGCGCGGGCGCGGGCACGCCGGGCGCGCGCACGGGCTGGTCCTGCTTCGGCGCCGCGTGCGGATAACGGTGGCCCGTGAGGTTGTGATAGACGATCGCCGCGCCCAGCAGTACGGCCGACTGCGTCGCGATGGGCGCCAGCACGAAGCCGTAGCCCAGCGCATGAATGGCCGGGCCGCCCAGCACCGCGGTGAGCGCCACCGCGCCCGAAGGCGGATGCACGCAGCGCAACGCGAACATCGCGCAGAGGGCAAGCGCCACCGCCGTGGCCGCCGCGTACACCGGATTGGCGATGAGGCTGGCACACGTCACGCCCACCACGGCCGACACGAGGTTGCCGCCCATGATCGACCACGGCTGCGCAAGCGGACTGGCCGGCACGCCGAACAGCAACACGGCGGAAGCGCCCATGGGCGCCACGAGCAGCGGCACGTCGACGTCGGAGGCGGGCAACAGCAGCCGCATCGCCGTGCCGGTGAGCGCAATGCCGACGAGCGCGCCCACGGCGGAGCGCACACGTTCGGACCAGCGAATGGCGACAGTGGCGGGCATGAAGCTGGCGAACCAGCGGGCAACGACAGAACGGGACACGGCTTGAACCAGTGAGAACGAACGGAGCGCACGAAGCGACGAAGCCGGAAGGGCGTCCGAAAGACACGGCGCACGCGCCACCCGGCAGGGCCGCGAATTATATCTCGTTGTGATATATCGCGTCGCTATGTCGCGCCGCCGTGTCCATCTTCGTGCACCGGTCCGTTGCGCACGCCCACCCGCGCATGCTATGGCGCCCCCGCCCCTCCGAACGTCGTGACCCTTTCGTCAGATGGATGAAACCTGCCTGAAAGTGCAGTGCCCCGGGCCTTTCACAGGCGCATGTTTCAATCTGGCGCGATTCTGGAAGGTTCTGCAAGAAAGCCCATAACTCCACCCACCACGACTCGGGAGAATCGAATGTCTTTTCGCCAGGCCTGTGCTCTGACCGCCGCAGCCGCCGCCGGGGCCACGGCCCTCGCCCTTGCCGCCTGCAGCAGCAGCGGCAACGACGTCAACCAGACCGTCTCGAACCAGGACGCGCTGACGACGGCCACGCCGATCAAGCACCTCGTCGTGATCTTCAACGAGAACGTGTCGTTCGATCACTACTTCGCGACCTACCCGAGCGCGTCGAACCCGACCGGCGAACCGGCCTTCACGGCCGCCGCGGGCACGCCTTCGATCAACGGCCTCTCAGGCACGCTGCTCACGGCGAACCCGAACTTCACGAACACGGCGAACGGCGCGGGCGCGTCGAACCCGTTCCGTCTCGACCGCACGCAGGCGGCCACGGCGGACCAGAACCACGCCTACACCGCGGAACAGGAAGCCTACGACAACGGCCTCGCCGACCTCTTCCCGAAGTTCACGGGTAAGGGCACGAGCGGCGGCGCCGGCGCGTTCGGCACCACGGGCCAGGTGATGGGCTACTACGACGGCAACACCGTGACGGGCCTCTGGAACTACGCGCAGCACTACGCGATGAGCGACAACGCCTACACGACGAGCTACGGCCCGTCCACGCCGGGCGCGCTCAACGTGATCGCCGGCCAGACCAACGGCATGCAGGTGGTCGTCGCGAATACGGGGCCGGTCTCGGCCACAGCCACGTCGTCGTATTACGTGGACGACGGCCAGGGCGGCTTCACGATGATCAACGACGTCGATCCGGGCTTCGACGTGTGCTCGAGCACGACCAACGCCGCGATGATGACGGGCAAGAACATCGGCGACCTGCTCAACAGCGCGAACATCACGTGGGGCGGCTTCATGGGCGGCTTCGACCTGTCGCAGACGAACTCGAACGGCACGACGGGCTGCAAGCGCAGCACGCTCTCGACGGTCGTGAACGCGAGCACGGCCGACTACATTCCGCACCACAACTGGTTCCAGTACTACAAGTCCACGTCGAACCCGCAGCACACGCGGCCGAGCAGCACCGCCGCCATCGGTTCGAGCCTCGAGACGGACGGCAAGACGCCGGAGCCGGCGAACCACCAGTACGACGCGGACGACTTCTTCGCCGCGGTGAAGGCGGGCAATTTCCCGTCCGTGAGCTTCGTGAAGGCGCCGGCCTTCCAGGACGGTCACGCGGGCTACTCGGATCCGCTCGACGAACAGGCGTTCACGGCGAAGGTCGTCAACTTCCTGCAGCAGCAGCCCGACTGGAAGAACACCGCTGTGGTCGTGACGTGGGACGACTCGGACGGCTGGTATGACCATGCCTACACGTCGCCGACGCTCGCCTCGTTCCACCCGCTCGCCGACCAGTTGAACGGCGCGGGCGTGTGCGGCAGCGGCACGGCGCCGAACGGCGTCAACGGCAAGCCCGTGAACGGCCGCTGCGGCCCTGGCACGCGCATTCCGTTCCTCGTCATCTCGCCGTGGGCGAAGACGAACTTCGTCGACCACACGCTCATCAACCAGTCGTCGGTAGTCCGCTTCATCGAAGACAACTGGTTGAACGGTCAGCGTCTGGGCGGCGGGTCTGCGGACGCGAGCGCGGGCAGCATGATGAACATGTTCGACTTCACGAGCACGCCGAAGACGTCGCCGGTCTTTATCGACCCGACGCAAGGCACGGTGGTCGCCACGCCGCCGGCAAGCTGATCTGCCGAGGCTGTCGCCATCTAGCGATGAGTGAAACGCAAACCGGCCGCGAGGCCGGTTTGTCGCTTGAATCTCCGCCTGCGCCACTGCAGCCGCTGCGCTGCGCGCGCGGCGTTCCACCCCTCCGAGTCATTTGCCGCATCGAATCGTGAACGCTCCTTCCCTGCCGCAACCCAACGCTGGTTCTTCGAATAGCGCGAACGCCCGGTCGAAGGGCTCAGTACGCCGCGGTGCCGTACGCATCGTGCTCTACGCGCTTGCTGCGCTCGTGCTCGCCTCCATCTGGGCGCTCGTGTTTCCACAGCAGATGCCGGCCGCGATCGGCGAGTACGTCGAAACGCTGACGGGCGCGAATCCGCATCCCGTCACGTTGATGCGCCCCGCCGCCGCGCCGCTCAGTGCCGTCGCGCTGCTCGGCAAGCAGATGTTCTTCGATCCGCGGCTCTCGGCCTCGGGCCAGCAGTCGTGTGCGTCGTGTCATAGCCCGCAGCACGCGTACGGGCCGCCCAACGGACTGCCCGTGCAGCCCGGCGGCCCGCACATGTCGCTGCAAGGCGACCGCGCCGTGCCGTTGCTCACGTACCTCTATCGGCAGCCGAACTTCAGCATCGGCCCCGACGACGGCGAAGCCGAAACCACCGCGAGCCTCGCCGACACGGCCGCTCAGGCGGCCAGCACGCCGCGCGCGCAAAAGGTGGCGGGCACCGCGCCCGCGGCACCGGCGATGGTGCCGCAAGGCGGCCTGTTCTGGGACGGCCGCGCCGATACGCTGCAGGCCCAGGCCTATGGCCCGCTCTTCAATCCTGTGGAAATGGCGAACACGGACGTGAAGACCGTGGCGGCAAAAATCGCCGAGGCGCCCTACGCCGCCACGTTGCGCCAGCTGTTCGGACCGGCCATCTTCAACGATCCGGCGCGCGTGGTGTCCGAAGCGATGTTCGCGATTGCGCGCTACCAGGTGGAAGACCCGTCGTTCCATCCGTACACGAGCAAGTACGACTACTGGCTCGAAGGCAAGGTGCGGCTCACGCGCGCCGAAATACGCGGCCTGCACCTCTTCACCGACAAGAATCGCGCGAACTGCGCGGGCTGCCATCTGGCCGCGCCCGGCAAAGACGGGCTGCCGCCCATGTTCACGGACTACCAGTACGAAGCGCTCGGCGTGCCGCGCAACCGCGCGCTCGCCGTGAACCGCGACCCCGCGTTTCACGACATGGGCGTGTGCGGTCCGCATCGAACCGATCTCGCGAGCCAGACGCAATACTGCGGCATGTTCCTCACGCCGTCGCTGCGCAATGCCTCCACACGCCAGGCGTTTTTCCACAACGGCGTGTATCACTCGCTCGACGACGTGATGAAGTTCTACAACCTGCGCGACACGGACCCCGGCAAGATCTATCCGCGCGGCCCCGACGGCAAGGTCATGAAGTACGACGATCTGCCGGAGCGCTTCCACGCGAACATCGACGTGACGGACGCGCCGTTCGACCGCCATTTCGGCGAGCAGCCTGCCATGAGCGACGCGGACATCAAAGACATCATCGCGTTTCTCAAAACGCTCGACGACGGATATCCGCCGCAAACGGCGCAGAAATAAAACGGCGGGTGGTGTCTCGAATCGCGGACGGGCCGCGCGGTCAGACGTGCGGCAGATCGTCGATGGATTTTTCTACCGTACCGTTGGGCTCGTCGGTGTCGATGCCGTCGTGCCCGTCGGTATGCGAGACCGTCTTGATTTTCGGCCCCAGGTAGCGCGTGCCGCCCAGCGTGAAGAGCGACCACACGATGTTGCCGGCATGAATGGCGTTGACGACGTCGCCCACTTCCACGATCTGCGCTGAGGAAAGCGACGCATGCGATTTCGGATCGATGGCGGCCCAGCGCACGTGGGTCACGCGGTCCGTATGGGGATTGATGCGTATGCCGTCGATAGCAAACGTAGCCATATCCACCTCCGCTTTCTGATGAGGAAATCGGTCATGCGCCCGCGCAAAAGCGAGGCGCAGCATCTCTCATGATATGCGTACTTTCGCGGTATGGCGGCAGTGTTTTAGGGTTCCGTCCCTCAAGCGCGGGGCTACACGGCGCACGTCCAGGTGTGTAACGTAGGAAGCGGACAAAACCGCATCGCACTGTCACGTCCACACACGGCAATGCAGCGCGCCGGCCCGCCCGGCATGCAGAGGGAGATCACGATGGACGACAACACAGAACGCGACGACGCCTACGACCTGCAACGTTTCGTCGATGCGCAGGACCCCGTCTATGCCCGCGTCTGCGAGGAATTGCAGGCGGGCCGCAAACGCAGCCACTGGATGTGGTTCGTATTTCCGCAGTTCCAGGGCCTGGGCGACAGCGCCATGGCGCAGCGTTTCGCGATTTCGTCGCTGCCCGAGGCCGAGGCCTATCTGCGCCACCCCGTGCTCGGCCCCCGGCTGCGGCACACCACCGCGTTGGTGAACGCAGTGGAAAATCGGGCCATCGAAGACATCTTCGGCTACCCGGATTACCTCAAATTCCGCTCGTCGATGAGCCTCTTTGCGAAGGCCGCTACCGACAATGCCGTGTTTCTCGATGCGCTGCGCAAGTACTTCGAAGGCGAACCGGATGCCCGCACTCTCGCCCTGCTCGCCCAGCACGGCGCATAAAAGAAAGCGGTCCGTTCCCCGCGAAGGAAACGGACCGCTTTCGGTGCCTCGCCGTATCGGCTATCTACGTGGGTACGCGATCCTGCACGCGTTACCAGGTCATGCGTTGCAGCACCCGGTCCTTCAGCACGAAGCGATGGAACAGCGCGGCGCCCACGTGCATGCCGATCAACACGAGCAGCACCCATGCGAGCGCGCTGTGGATGTCGCCCATCGCGTGGCCTACGCTCGAACCCGTTGCGGACAGCGCGGGCAGCGGTATTGCGCCGAGCAGGTTCACGGCCCAACCCCGCGACGACGCATTGGCCCAGCCCAGCAGCGGCACGGCCACGAGTGCGGCGTAGAGCAGAAAGTGCGTGGCGCCCGAAACCGTATTGAGCAGCGGCGAAAGACTGGCGGGCGGCGGACGGTGCGTGAGGCGCCAGACGATGCGCAGCACCATGGCGGCGACCAGGGCGGCGCCTACGGCCAGGTGCCAGGCAATGAGGCCGACAGGCTGCGTGTCGCGATGCACCTCGGGCATCGTCCAGCCCAGTACGAACTGGGCGCAGATCAATGCCACGATGAGCCAGTGAAGCAGACGGGCCACCGGATCGTACCGGTCGGCGTCGGGTTGGATGTTGGTCATGAGTCACTCCCTGACAAATTGACAGGGACGCATCTTGCCCGATGTTTCTTACCGGTTGCTTAAGAAAATAATGCCCGCGGCATGCAAGGCTCAGACGTCTTTGTGGCCCTCGTCGAACTCGGAAGACAAATGCTCGCAGACGTGTTCCGTCATATCGTCGATCACGCGCTTCACGTGTTCGTCCGCGGCTTCGTAGAAGATCTGCTTGCCGCGCCGTTCGGCCCGCAGCACGCGCGCCGCGCGCAGCAGCCGCAGATGATGGCTCACGAGCGGCTGCGAGAGGCCGTGCTTCGCGGCGATATCCGAAACGCACATCGGCGCGCTCAGGCACGACGCGATGATCTTCAGGCGGCTGGGGTCGCCCATCAGCCGGAACATTTCCGCCAGTTCCACCACCTGGTCGTCGCTCAACTCGAAAGGCCGCATTCACGTTCCTCTGAAATCACATCAATAGATGTTTATATGTGTATATAATGCCCAGACCTCCAGTTTAGCCACGCACGCGTCCCATGGCACACCCACACTCGCACGACCACCATCACGGCGGCCACGACCATCCGCATGGCCATGCTCATGGCGATGAGCACGATCACGACCATGCGGGGCATCACGCCGCGCACGATCACAGCCACGCCGGCCACAACCATCTGCACGGCGTCACGGACCAGCATCGCATCGGCTGGGCGTTCGTCGTCATTGCGTTGTTCATGGTGGTGGAGGTGGTGGGCGGCCTGATGTCCGGCTCGCTGGCACTGCTCGCCGACGCGGGGCACATGGTAAGCGACGCCGCAGCACTCGGCTTCAGCTGGGTCGCCATTCACTACGGCAAGCGCCCCGCTACCGCGCAACTCTCGTACGGCTACAAGCGGCTCGAAATTCTCGCCGCCTTCGTGAACGGCTGCGCGCTCTTCGTCATTGCCGCATGGATCGTGGTCGAAGCCGTGCAGCGCTTCGCCTCGCCCGTGCCCGTTGCGGGCAAGACGATGATGATCGTGGCGATTGCGGGTCTCGCGTCGAACGTGGTGGCGTTTCTGATTCTTCACGGCGGCAACCGCGAAAACCTCAACGTGCGCGGCGCGTGGCTGCATGTGCTGGGCGACATGCTCGGGTCGGTCGCGGCCATCGTGGCCGCAGGCGTGATTCTGCTGACGGGCTGGACGCCCATCGACCCCATCCTCTCCATCTTCGTCGCCGTCGTGATTCTCAAGAGCGCGTGGGGCATCGTGCGGTCGTCGGCGCACATTCTGCTGGAAGGGTCGCCCGAAGGAACGGATCTCGCCGAGATCAAATCGGACCTCGAACAAAACGTGCCTCAGGTGCGCAACGCGCATCACATTCACGCGTGGTCCATTACCGGCGAGCAGCACATGGTCACGCTGCACGTGCATCCTGTGGAAGGTGCGCCTCACCGCGAGGTGGTGAGTGCCGTGCAGCGCCGGCTGGCAACGCGCTTCAACATCGACCACGTCACCGTGCAGATCGAAGAAGACGCGTGCATGGACGAACACGCGCACGAGCACGGCGGCACCGGCAGCAAGCACTGCCGCTAGTCATGGGAGTGCGCGGGCGGAACGTCGGGTATCCGCCCGCGCACAGCGGCTGAAATAGCGGCTGAAAACCTACGACGCTGCGTCGTCCCAGCGCGCCTGCGCCACGTCGAGCTTCTTCGGAATCAGCTTGAGATTCGTGAACGTATCGGCAATCTGCTGCTGATACGCAATGGTGGCCGCATCCACGCGTTGCACGCCATACGTGGTGCGCTTCAGCGCGAGTTCCAGCGTGGCCGTGTCGAGCCCCACCTGCGGCGAAAGCTGCGCCGCCACAGCCGGGATGTTGTCGCGCGCCCACGTGTCGATACGGCTCACTTCTTCCAGCAACGCATGCACGAGTTGCGGCTGCGCACTCGCGAATCTACGGCCTGCCAGGTAGTACTGCGTGTTGCGCACGAGCCCCTCGCCGTCCACGAGCACGCGCGCGTTCGCCTGGCGCTGCACAGCGGCAAGATAAGGATCCCAGATGACCCATGCGTCCACGCTGCCCTGCGTGAACGCCGCGCGCGCGTCCGCGGGAGGCAGATACGCGGGCACGATCTCCTGGTAGCCCACCTTCGCCTGTTCCAGCGCCTTCACGAGCAGGTAATGCACGTTCGAGCCGCGATTGAGCGCCACCTTCTTGCCGCGCAGATCGGCCACGGAGCGAATGGGCGAATCGTGCGGCACCACGATGGCCTCGGCCTTCGGCGCAGGCGGTTCGCTGCCGATGTAGACGAAATCCACGCCGCCCGCCTGCGCGAAGATGGGCGGCGTCTCGCCCACCGTACCCACATCCACCGCGCCCGCGTTGAGCCCTTCGAGCAGTTGCGGCCCACCTGGGAACTCGGTCCATTGCACCGTGACGCCGAGCGGCGCCAGGCGCTTTTCGAGCGCGCCGCTCGCCTTGAGCACGATGAAGTTGCCGTACTTCTGATAGCCCACGCGCAGCACCTTGCCGTTGCCTTGAGCGCGTGCATCGATGCTCGACGCAAGCGCCGCGAGGCCGCTCGCCATGCCCGCCGCGCGCACGGCGGCGAGTGTCGCCGTGCCCGTCAGCGCGTGCTTCAGCAGCGCGCGCCGTTGCGCGTTATCTGCGCGTGGTTCGATGTCGTCGTGTGATGAGTGATTCGCTGTCATGGTTCTATCGTCTGCTATGAGCGTGTTGGCAGGTATTTGGGATTGCGTGATGCCCGCATTCGAAGCGCCATCATGCGTGGCACATACGCGCACGGTCAACGCACCGCTTCCAGTTTTTTCTGCTATCCATTTCGCGTTCGCGCATATCGCAGACGTTCATCGCAAAAGCGCAGATCGATATCGGAAATGCTTCGTTTGAAGCACGCGTTGCGCTGGCTAGACTGCGAACTCGTCTTGTCATAACAAGTTCGCACCATGTCCACGCTTGCCGCAACACCTCCGCCCGCCAGGCTGCCGCCGCAGCCCCGCTACGCGCAGATCAAGGACGTATTGCGTGCGCGCATTCTGGACGGTACCTACGCGCCGCACGACCGCATGCCTTCGGAGCATGAACTCTGCACGTCGTTCGGCGTGAGCCGCATCACCGTGCGGCAGGCGCTGGGCGACCTGCAAAAGGAAGGGTTGCTCTTCAAGCAGCACGGCAAAGGCACGTTCGTTTCGCGGCCCAAGGCGTTCCAGAACGTGACGTCGCTGCAAGGGTTCGCCGAAGCCATGTCGTCGCTCGGGCACGAGGTGGTCAATCTCGTGCAGGGTGTGCGCGCATCGGGCGCGAGCGAGGCCGTTGCCGCGCGGCTCGCACTTCCGGAAGGCGCCCCCGTGGTAGAGATCCGGCGCGTGCGGCTGCTCGACCGCGAGCCCGTGTCCTACGAAATCACCTGGGTGCCCGAAGCAATCGGCAAGCGGCTCGCGAAGGCCGATCTCGCCACGCGCGACGTCTTCCTCGTCATCGAGAACGATTGCGGTGTGCCGTTGGGCCATGCCGACGTCGCCATCGACGCCACACTCGCGAGCGCCGAAGTGGCCAACGCGCTGAATGTCGATGAAGGGAGCGCCGTGCTGCGTATCGAGCGCCTCACGCACGATGCGAGCGGCGCTCCCGTCGATTACGAATTTCTCTACTTCCGCGGCGAAGC
It encodes the following:
- a CDS encoding MarR family winged helix-turn-helix transcriptional regulator is translated as MNKKLPALAKADFEQLSEFRYQMRRFERFSEQAAQSEGITPLQYLLLLHIKGFPGREWATIGELAERLQTQHHGMVALVSRCEALDLVERRTSESDRRQVEVHLRKAGERVLAKLAQLHRAELKSLEGQFRVPNIDL
- a CDS encoding DUF1810 domain-containing protein, whose translation is MDDNTERDDAYDLQRFVDAQDPVYARVCEELQAGRKRSHWMWFVFPQFQGLGDSAMAQRFAISSLPEAEAYLRHPVLGPRLRHTTALVNAVENRAIEDIFGYPDYLKFRSSMSLFAKAATDNAVFLDALRKYFEGEPDARTLALLAQHGA
- a CDS encoding chloride channel protein; the encoded protein is MSTALIHTHKRDFSANARLPVICAIAACTGALATLAAFVLLSLIHLFTNLFFFGSLSFADRSPAHNTLGLWVVLVPTAGGLVVGLMARFGSDKIRGHGIPEAIEAILFGKSRMSPKVAVLKPLSSGIVIGSGGPFGAEGPIIMTGGALGSLIAQCVKLTAAERKTLLVAGAAAGMTAVFGTPLAAVLLAVELLLFEWRPRSFIPVALACAVAGFARALFFGTGPLFALQTAPADTQALLWCLLAGLLSGVLAAGLSAALYKIEDLFGELPLHWMWWPAIGGLVVGIGGFFEPRALGVGYDVIGDLLHQHIALQAAIAILVVKAVIWVIALGSGTSGGVLAPLLMLGAGLGVVLGHVLPGHDAALWPLVCMAATLGATLGAPLTAIVFAFGLTHDANALLPLLAATLIAHGFATVVMRRSIMTEKIARRGYHIYREYSVDPLERHYVDEVMTQQVETIDADLTVAAALASYFGPMQTHRAYPVVEKDGVFVGMVDRALLDTFAADTTKYGPDAPLHTALRDRQLVTALREETCRLVATRLAVHGLERLAVVTDRESRKLVGIVSRSDLVKPSLALFDEEHKRERFRRIAPVVARRRLAPLGQSRRP
- a CDS encoding phospholipase C — encoded protein: MSFRQACALTAAAAAGATALALAACSSSGNDVNQTVSNQDALTTATPIKHLVVIFNENVSFDHYFATYPSASNPTGEPAFTAAAGTPSINGLSGTLLTANPNFTNTANGAGASNPFRLDRTQAATADQNHAYTAEQEAYDNGLADLFPKFTGKGTSGGAGAFGTTGQVMGYYDGNTVTGLWNYAQHYAMSDNAYTTSYGPSTPGALNVIAGQTNGMQVVVANTGPVSATATSSYYVDDGQGGFTMINDVDPGFDVCSSTTNAAMMTGKNIGDLLNSANITWGGFMGGFDLSQTNSNGTTGCKRSTLSTVVNASTADYIPHHNWFQYYKSTSNPQHTRPSSTAAIGSSLETDGKTPEPANHQYDADDFFAAVKAGNFPSVSFVKAPAFQDGHAGYSDPLDEQAFTAKVVNFLQQQPDWKNTAVVVTWDDSDGWYDHAYTSPTLASFHPLADQLNGAGVCGSGTAPNGVNGKPVNGRCGPGTRIPFLVISPWAKTNFVDHTLINQSSVVRFIEDNWLNGQRLGGGSADASAGSMMNMFDFTSTPKTSPVFIDPTQGTVVATPPAS
- a CDS encoding cytochrome b — encoded protein: MTNIQPDADRYDPVARLLHWLIVALICAQFVLGWTMPEVHRDTQPVGLIAWHLAVGAALVAAMVLRIVWRLTHRPPPASLSPLLNTVSGATHFLLYAALVAVPLLGWANASSRGWAVNLLGAIPLPALSATGSSVGHAMGDIHSALAWVLLVLIGMHVGAALFHRFVLKDRVLQRMTW
- a CDS encoding cation diffusion facilitator family transporter, producing the protein MAHPHSHDHHHGGHDHPHGHAHGDEHDHDHAGHHAAHDHSHAGHNHLHGVTDQHRIGWAFVVIALFMVVEVVGGLMSGSLALLADAGHMVSDAAALGFSWVAIHYGKRPATAQLSYGYKRLEILAAFVNGCALFVIAAWIVVEAVQRFASPVPVAGKTMMIVAIAGLASNVVAFLILHGGNRENLNVRGAWLHVLGDMLGSVAAIVAAGVILLTGWTPIDPILSIFVAVVILKSAWGIVRSSAHILLEGSPEGTDLAEIKSDLEQNVPQVRNAHHIHAWSITGEQHMVTLHVHPVEGAPHREVVSAVQRRLATRFNIDHVTVQIEEDACMDEHAHEHGGTGSKHCR
- a CDS encoding ArsR/SmtB family transcription factor → MRPFELSDDQVVELAEMFRLMGDPSRLKIIASCLSAPMCVSDIAAKHGLSQPLVSHHLRLLRAARVLRAERRGKQIFYEAADEHVKRVIDDMTEHVCEHLSSEFDEGHKDV
- a CDS encoding cytochrome-c peroxidase, with protein sequence MVNAPSLPQPNAGSSNSANARSKGSVRRGAVRIVLYALAALVLASIWALVFPQQMPAAIGEYVETLTGANPHPVTLMRPAAAPLSAVALLGKQMFFDPRLSASGQQSCASCHSPQHAYGPPNGLPVQPGGPHMSLQGDRAVPLLTYLYRQPNFSIGPDDGEAETTASLADTAAQAASTPRAQKVAGTAPAAPAMVPQGGLFWDGRADTLQAQAYGPLFNPVEMANTDVKTVAAKIAEAPYAATLRQLFGPAIFNDPARVVSEAMFAIARYQVEDPSFHPYTSKYDYWLEGKVRLTRAEIRGLHLFTDKNRANCAGCHLAAPGKDGLPPMFTDYQYEALGVPRNRALAVNRDPAFHDMGVCGPHRTDLASQTQYCGMFLTPSLRNASTRQAFFHNGVYHSLDDVMKFYNLRDTDPGKIYPRGPDGKVMKYDDLPERFHANIDVTDAPFDRHFGEQPAMSDADIKDIIAFLKTLDDGYPPQTAQK
- a CDS encoding HPP family protein, with amino-acid sequence MSRSVVARWFASFMPATVAIRWSERVRSAVGALVGIALTGTAMRLLLPASDVDVPLLVAPMGASAVLLFGVPASPLAQPWSIMGGNLVSAVVGVTCASLIANPVYAAATAVALALCAMFALRCVHPPSGAVALTAVLGGPAIHALGYGFVLAPIATQSAVLLGAAIVYHNLTGHRYPHAAPKQDQPVRAPGVPAPAQTFARADLEAVLRGRSELLDIDTGDLEALLRDVQLQAWSRSFDELTCADVMSRDVVTVSPATSAWAALKRLERYNIKSLPVMDERRHVAGIVTRADLARARPRKPAGWWDRGVALVPGFGGRAPAAQRAVTAGSLMSRSVHTVHVSTPIADLVPVFANYGHHHIPVLDNERRLAGIITQADLIAGLYRQSSREQRLAA